Proteins from a single region of Punica granatum isolate Tunisia-2019 chromosome 8, ASM765513v2, whole genome shotgun sequence:
- the LOC116188324 gene encoding probable xyloglucan glycosyltransferase 6 has product MSRAPNHEFQEWWNKQRERNHDLFSYSSDDDPSTSGNASGSGSFGNGVGGGGYGYHAVEIRGHSSDPTVEKSRARSARQIRFFCFLKLQQIASSFASLAGASVSVLRTANRRIVASPADSSSSRLYRIIRFFLILVIVLLGFELLAYYKGWHFRPPRPPHVGSKELLDWLGLVYAWWLDIRAKYLAPPLQSLANICIILFLIQSVDRLVLVLGCFWIKFRGIKPVANVEYGKEGLENGNAEEYPMVMVQIPMCNEKEVYQQSIAAVCILDWPREKMLVQILDDSDDLEVQQLIKAEVQKWQQRGVRIVYRHRLIRTGYKAGNLKSAMGCDYVKDYEFVAIFDADFQPAPDFLKKTIPYFKGNDDLALVQTRWAFVNKDENLLTRLQNINLSFHFEVEQQVNGVFINFFGFNGTAGVWRIKALEDCGGWLERTTVEDMDIAVRAHLCGWKFIYLNDVKCLCELPESYEAYKKQQHRWHSGPMQLFRLCFFDVIKSKVSVAKKANLIFLFFLLRKLILPFYSFTLFCIILPLTMFLPEAQLPAWVVCYVPGIMSILNILPAPRSFPFIVPYLLFENTMSVTKFNAMISGLFKFGSSYEWIVTKKLGRSSEADLVSYAEKETDPMLQSGNLQRSSSEPGIAELTKPVPNKTGKSRRNRLYRKELALAFILLTAAVRSLLSAQGIHFYFLLFQGVSFLVVGLDLIGEQVS; this is encoded by the exons ATGTCTCGAGCACCAAACCATGAGTTCCAGGAATGGTGGAACAAGCAGCGGGAGCGAAACCACGACCTCTTCTCCTACTCCTCCGACGACGATCCCTCCACCAGTGGCAATGCCAGCGGCAGCGGCAGCTTCGGTAACGGCGTCGGCGGGGGAGGATACGGCTACCACGCTGTCGAGATCCGCGGACACTCCTCCGATCCGACGGTGGAGAAGTCCCGCGCCCGGAGCGCCCGCCAGATCCGATTCTTCTGCTTCCTCAAGCTCCAGCAGATCGCTTCGTCCTTCGCGTCTCTCGCCGGCGCTTCCGTCTCCGTCCTCCGGACGGCGAACCGCCGGATCGTCGCCTCGCCGGCAGACTCGTCATCGTCGAGGCTGTACCGGATCATTAGGTTCTTCCTGATCCTTGTCATTGTGTTGCTCGGGTTTGAGCTGCTGGCCTACTATAAAGGCTGGCATTTCAGGCCCCCGCGGCCGCCGCACGTTGGATCGAAGGAGTTGTTGGATTGGTTAGGGCTTGTCTATGCGTGGTGGCTTGACATTAGAGCAAAGTATTTGGCACCGCCATTGCAGAGCTTAGCAAATATCTGTATCATTCTGTTCTTGATACAGTCGGTGGATCGCTTGGTGCTGGTGCTGGGTTGTTTCTGGATTAAGTTTAGGGGGATAAAGCCGGTGGCGAATGTGGAGTATGGGAAGGAGGGCTTGGAAAATGGGAATGCGGAGGAGTATCCCATGGTGATGGTCCAGATTCCTATGTGCAATGAGAAGGAG GTATACCAACAATCTATCGCAGCAGTCTGCATCCTGGACTGGCCAAGGGAGAAGATGCTTGTTCAGATTCTAGATGATTCTGATGATTTAGAAGTTCAACAACTTATTAAGGCTGAAGTACAGAAATGGCAGCAAAGAGGTGTTAGGATAGTGTACAGACATCGACTTATACGCACTGGATATAAGGCGGGGAATCTCAAATCTGCCATGGGATGTGATTATGTAAAAGACTATGAATTTGTGGCTATATTTGATGCAGATTTTCAGCCTGCACCAGATTTCTTGAAGAAAACTATACCATACTTTAAG GGAAATGATGATCTGGCCCTAGTTCAGACGAGGTGGGCCTTCGTCAACAAGGATGAGAACTTGCTCACGAGATTGCAGAACATAAATTTATCATTCCACTTTGAAGTTGAGCAGCAAGTTAATGGAGTATTTATTAACTTCTTTGGCTTCAATGGAACTGCCGGTGTGTGGAGAATCAAAGCCCTTGAGGACTGTGGTGGCTGGTTGGAGCGAACAACTGTTGAAGACATGGACATTGCTGTTCGTGCTCACCTCTGTGGATGGAAGTTCATATATCTGAATGATGTGAAG TGTCTCTGTGAACTTCCAGAGTCATACGAAGCATACAAGAAACAGCAACACCGTTGGCATTCTGGACCTATGCAGCTTTTCCGATTATGCTTCTTTGACGTAATAAAATCTAAG GTCAGTGTTGCAAAGAAAGCTAACCTGATATTCCTGTTCTTCCTCCTCCGGAAACTTATTCTGCCTTTCTACTCATTCACACTCTTCTGCATTATTCTGCCACTCACCATGTTCCTGCCCGAAGCTCAGCTACCCGCTTGGGTTGTCTGTTATGTTCCCGGAATTATGTCCATCCTAAATATTCTCCCAGCCCCTCGTTCATTTCCCTTTATTGTCCCGTACCTCCTTTTTGAGAACACCATGTCAGTCACCAAATTCAATGCCATGATATCTGGACTTTTTAAGTTTGGTAGCTCTTATGAGTGGATAGTGACAAAGAAGCTGGGAAGGTCATCGGAGGCTGACCTGGTCTCCTATGCAGAGAAAGAAACTGACCCTATGTTACAGTCTGGGAATCTCCAGCGTTCGTCATCAGAACCAGGCATTGCAGAGTTGACCAAACCGGTTCCGAACAAAACCGGGAAATCCAGGAGGAACCGGCTGTACAGGAAAGAACTCGCGCTCGCATTTATTCTGTTGACTGCTGCAGTGAGGAGCTTGCTGTCTGCACAAGGGATTCACTTCTACTTTCTTCTGTTTCAAGGGGTAAGTTTCTTAGTCGTCGGCCTTGATTTGATAGGAGAGCAGGTGAGCTAG
- the LOC116189565 gene encoding transcription factor bHLH62-like, whose product MENEFFMSAGIQPWRAMELNCASNPSNQCAFYTPDINNWEASLDQSHNNGVQFDSAISSMVSSPAASNSNNASENALMIRELIGKLGRIGNGNSNASLAEIPPHSSRPVMPSPAGFSSANTSCYITPLSSPPKVSLPTMGLNSSVADFSADPGFAERAAKFSCFGSRSFNGRTNPIGITNPETSPYGLTSSTRFPRVSSSPSLKALGPGARFPAQPTKNNLQQQPVDRSEMASSQEESSVSDQRENGPKGSSDMNSRKRKAALKGKAKESTNAAKVAEANEDSNAKRCKQNESNGKENETVKAEEDEKKTKNDAKKPPEPPKDYIHVRARRGQATDSHSLAERVRREKISERMKLLQDLVPGCNKVIGKALMLDEIINYVQSLQRQVEFLSMKLASVNTSMDLSMDKDMFQSNNSMANPPMFPMDSSAFHGLNISDGTVSHCSADPLSMGGACRSLDAHLPSPNDLQYQNFCGGDLQTIVQMGFGQNSHQDSAYSLQPFHGRGQTSQMKVEL is encoded by the exons ATGGAGAATGAGTTCTTCATGAGCGCGGGAATCCAACCGTGGCGGGCGATGGAGCTGAACTGCGCGTCTAACCCGTCGAACCAATGCGCCTTCTACACCCCGGACATTAACAACTGGGAGGCCTCGTTGGATCAGTCCCACAACAACGGCGTCCAATTCGACTCCGCTATCAGCTCGATGGTCTCTTCCCCCGCGGCATCGAACTCGAACAATGCCTCCGAGAACGCCCTCATGATCAGGGAGCTGATAGGGAAGCTGGGCAGGATCGGGAACGGGAATTCGAATGCGAGCTTGGCCGAGATCCCCCCTCATTCTTCCCGTCCCGTGATGCCGAGCCCGGCCGGATTCAGCAGTGCCAACACTTCATGCTACATCACGCCTCTGAGCTCCCCGCCGAAGGTGAGCTTACCAACGATGGGATTGAATTCGAGTGTGGCAGACTTCTCGGCCGACCCGGGATTCGCCGAGCGGGCCGCAAAGTTCTCGTGCTTCGGAAGCAGGAGCTTCAATGGGCGTACGAATCCAATCGGCATAACTAATCCCGAGACATCGCCTTATGGATTGACTTCCTCGACTAGGTTTCCCCGTGTTTCGAGCAGCCCTTCTTTGAAGGCTCTCGGGCCTGGTGCTCGTTTCCCAGCTCAGCCTACCAAGAATAACCTGCAGCAGCAGCCGGTGGATCGTTCCGAAATGGCGAGCTCCCAGGAGGAGTCATCGGTTTCGGATCAAAGGGAGAACGGCCCAAAAGGTTCGAGCGATATGAATTCGCGGAAGAGGAAGGCGGCCTTGAAGGGCAAAGCCAAGGAATCTACTAATGCAGCAAAG GTGGCTGAGGCTAATGAGGACTCGAACGCAAAGCGATGCAAGCAGAACGAAAGTAATGGCAAAGAAAATGAGACGGTTAAAGCCGAGGAAGACGAGAAGAAGACTAAAAACGATGCGAAGAAGCCGCCCGAACCTCCAAAGGACTATATCCATGTCAGAGCGAGGAGGGGTCAGGCCACTGATAGTCATAGTCTTGCCGAAAGA GTGCGGAGGGAGAAGATCAGCGAGCGGATGAAGCTGCTCCAGGACCTCGTCCCGGGCTGCAATAAG GTCATCGGGAAGGCATTGATGCTGGACGAGATTATTAACTACGTGCAGTCTCTGCAGCGCCAAGTCGAG TTCCTCTCCATGAAGCTGGCTTCTGTCAACACATCCATGGATCTCAGCATGGATAAGGAT ATGTTCCAATCGAACAATTCAATGGCAAATCCTCCAATGTTCCCTATGGATTCCTCAGCATTCCATGGGCTAAATATCTCTGATGGGACAGTGAGCCATTGCTCTGCGGACCCATTGAGCATGGGAGGAGCATGTAGAAGCCTCGATGCCCATTTACCTTCCCCTAACGATCTCCAG TACCAGAACTTCTGTGGAGGTGACCTCCAGACGATTGTGCAGATGGGTTTTGGTCAGAACTCCCACCAAGATTCAGCGTACTCCCTCCAACCTTTCCACG GTCGGGGGCAGACTTCGCAGATGAAAGTCGAGCTATAA
- the LOC116189639 gene encoding uncharacterized protein LOC116189639 — protein sequence MAVNVRARRVSDLFGSEAKARLVGGGGGRDPRHLSYASSGSEHEAECDSPCLSELVYGFLEDDDDSASGAGASPDYDSDSDRADLVADCTDEVEGVVRQALSGNVDSYGRLLHGHVLAAAEAFKCLRSDKALFRRRVMIALREIGHNAAICKTRWSASGGLNAGNHEFVDVIQPAGWPSGLPRQLEQEQIRYLVDVDFAGEFEVARPTDQYSKLLNLLPRVFVGRGDDLKRIARAMSAAAKRSLKSRGLSLPPWKKNRYMQNKWLGPYRRTVNPTPAGSLTPAVSSVKCRAVGFDDAINGPMSVRTR from the coding sequence ATGGCTGTCAACGTTAGGGCGAGGAGAGTCAGTGACCTGTTCGGCAGCGAGGCAAAGGCCCGGCTTGTCGGAGGTGGAGGGGGCCGCGATCCCCGCCACCTCAGCTACGCCAGCAGCGGGAGCGAGCACGAGGCCGAGTGCGACTCCCCGTGCCTGTCCGAGCTCGTGTACGGCTTCCTCGAGGACGACGATGACTCGGCGTCAGGGGCCGGGGCGTCCCCGGACTACGACTCGGACTCTGACCGGGCCGACTTGGTCGCCGACTGTACGGACGAGGTCGAGGGCGTCGTCCGGCAGGCCTTATCCGGCAATGTGGACTCCTACGGGAGGCTGCTCCACGGGCACGTGCTGGCGGCGGCGGAGGCGTTCAAGTGCCTGAGATCGGACAAGGCTCTCTTCCGGCGGAGGGTTATGATCGCCCTGCGGGAGATCGGACACAATGCGGCGATCTGCAAGACGAGGTGGTCCGCCTCCGGCGGACTCAACGCCGGCAACCACGAGTTCGTCGACGTGATCCAACCCGCCGGATGGCCGTCCGGGCTTCCGCGGCAGCTGGAGCAGGAGCAGATCCGGTACCTGGTCGACGTGGACTTCGCCGGCGAGTTCGAGGTCGCCCGGCCGACGGATCAGTACTCCAAGCTCCTAAACCTCCTACCTAGGGTCTTCGTCGGACGGGGCGACGACCTGAAGCGGATAGCGCGGGCGATGTCCGCTGCCGCCAAGCGGTCGCTCAAGAGCCGGGGCCTCTCCCTCCCGCCCTGGAAGAAGAACCGGTACATGCAGAACAAGTGGCTCGGCCCGTACCGCCGGACGGTGAACCCAACCCCTGCGGGTTCCTTGACACCAGCGGTGTCTTCCGTCAAGTGCCGGGCGGTCGGCTTCGACGACGCGATCAACGGCCCCATGTCCGTACGAACGAGATAA